CCAGTCGCACCTCCTGCCTTCCCAAACGAAGGGCAGGGGAATTGCGCTGTGTGCAGTCCTGGAACACTGACAGCGTGTGCTCCCACACTCTTTTAGGAAATCACATGCACCTTCTGGTATGTAATTCCCTGAAGATAAGGGGTACAGGCAGGAGCGCACACAGCTCGGTTACAAATCCCTCATCACCGGGCGCTCATGCATTTCCGAGCTCCACAGCACTCTCCCTCCGGAGCCAACAGAGACCCATGAAATACGGCCTCTGCCATCATCATCTCTTGTCTGTGTGGCCCAGGAGTGCTCTAAGCTCACTTTCACCCGCTGAGATCGCAGCCCAGCTGTTCTGGACGTGATGGTGCTGCTGAAACGCTGGATGAAAACACGCTGGATGAAAACACGCTGGATGAAAACACGCTGGATGAAAGCACGCAGGAACCTCGAGCCGCAGGCAGTGCCATTCCACAGCACCCGGCTCCACCCCACCCTGCACCCTCGGAAGGGTCAGCTGGGGGGCAATCAGGACAACCCTCATCTCTGCAAAAGCCTGCTGGTGGGTTCCCACACTATGATGCCTCAAAGGTCAGATGAGCTTCAGTGCCAAGaatgagaagctgcagcagcaacagtTAGATGAGTCAAACACACAGAGTGCACCTGGACTCTTACTGCGGCTGGGCCAGCTGGAGTGCCCTTTCCcaaaaagacagaattaaaaaaacaactgagaCACCCTCTCAACTCATCACTGCTGCAGGCCAGCCTCCTCAGCTCACAATTTCCCCAAACGAGACAGCAAGGATGAGCCATGTTATGTGAAAGGACAGAGACAGGAGGTGGTCTCTGAACAGGAGCAGCTAGCAGACacagggatttttcttctcagagctgACAAAGTCATCAGCATGAGTCAGACTGGCAGTTAGTGCACACTATAAAATGATTTAAGGTGTATGGTATGTGCATACATTTAGGTATGTCTACAAAGGCTGAAGAAAATGATAAAGTAGCAATAATTACAGACATGGAGGGACCACCATGTAAAGCCATGTTGCCAAGCAACAGCTGGTTAGATTTTGGCCTAATGCATTCATTGGTCAATCAAGAGCAGCCAAGTGACATTTTCCACTGTGGACACTTCTGTGTCACCCCACCCTGGGAGCAGGACCAAACTTGCTTGAGCTTTTAGGCTGCCTGGCTACTGCCATCCATCCCTTCAAGTGCTCTTGTGTCCAGTACACCTCCTCTATTTTTCACTCTTGGTGTTCCTttagcacagcacagctgagacaCGCAGAGCTGGGTGTGCAGAGGTGAGGCCAGCCCTGTGTTCAGAGCAGGTATTTAGAAGATTCCCAAGAAAAATTTGTAAATGTAATCAACAGAGTTCTCTCATTTACAGTGTGTTCAACCCTATAATATGCAATGACTCATGGCAAGTTAAATGGTTATTTAGAGTTGCATTTAAGCCCTGCAATGACAATATATAAGCAGAGAAACAGTGTTTTCTCTTGCTAATCTGGGAGGGTGTGTAGGAAAGTCTCTCAGCAAAGGAATGAGTAACTCAGTATTTGTACACCATGAATCAACTCACACAATCCACAAACTAAAAACTGAGTACAAGTGGTGATTTTACTACCACAGGTTTTGGCACTACTATAGCAAAGACGACAGACAACCAAAtgataaaatttttttttattattcactTTTGAATTCTTTTACACTTTCCTGATTATTTTGTGTAAGGTGAAACTAGAACTGTTTAAAAGACATACACAAATCTAGTACATCAATAACCAGGTATTTCTTTTTGCTATACTATTCTCACAACCACGTGTGTGCTAGGCAATATAACCGTCACAGAAGCAAACTTTAGGCAGAATACTGGTCAGTAAAAACAAAGCGAAAAGAGCTACCAGATATACAGACAGGCTCGGTTCCACATTCACTACTGCATTTATCAAGCGCCAAGTATTAACTGCACAATTTGTTCAGCTAGTAGAGGGGAGTTTTAAAATCAGTGCATGAAATTCTCTTCAGCAGACAGATGGACAAACAGATGGATCCTATACCTAAGTGGAATGTGAACGCAGGGGATGATACCACGGGACTGATAGGTGACTATTCCTAATCTTTTCCACTGCATTATTCACGCAACTCTCACTAGTTTTGTTTAATGGGACATGTTTGAAACATGACGAGGTGAGGACGATTGGAGCTCAAATATTACAAGCATTACAGATGTGCAGGTCTGCATTCCAGTACAAGATGGGAAATCCTGAATATTTGAGCCAGTACTTGAGCCAGCTTCCTGGTACTACCAAAGAATGGCAGACAAGAGCTAAAGCATGCAACAGCACTGGCAGCTCTCAAACACCCAAGGAAGAAACCTGTCCTTGGTGAGGTGCAGGCCTCATCCACCATCCTGACAACACCAGGAACCAAAGAAAGGATGATGCGTATGTGGGAGTCCAGAACTGCTTTAATGGAGTTTAAACAGGTGAAAGGGTCAAGGATGAACAGAGTCCAGTGGGAGAAAAAATTCTATAAAGTGAACTTAAAGATGGCTCAGTGGATTACTTAAGAAGTTTTCAGGATAAATTGAGAATGGGAATACCATGGAGATTTTGATTCACCTAAGAGTAAAGTAATGCAAAAGTGACAGATCACTTCATGGTATCATCCAAACTAATAAGGCCATTCAAAAAATTGAATCTTCTCCTATTGCAAGTCCATGGCAGCGAACCAAGAATTTTTACTACTGAAGAATATCTAAGTTGTAACTAGGTAAAAGTTATTGCTGTGGGAAGGGGCTTAGTCATGCATGTGGTATGAGCATGAAAGCACTTTGAGAAGTCAAATCCCAGTTATCTGCCAGTGTAAAGAGTTTGGAAATCAAGCTGCTAACTCCCCCgtttccctcctccccaaaacAAAGCCCATCCCCAGAAAGACAGGATTGACAAAGTGAGCTTTTGACTGAAAGCGGTGCCTCAGACTCGGTTACAAATGTCTACAGAGTGTGCCTGTTCAACTACCTCATAGCAGTGTCCCTAACTGGAATGCCATACATTGGATTGTTCTCCTTCCATGCCCCAGTGTCACAATAGAATCTCTATAACTTTCTGTACAACTTTACAACAGAATTGTACTTCGACTATTTTGGTGCCAAATTAAGCTCGCCAGAGTTACATAATTGATGTCTACTTTTCTACCAATAAGAGTTTTGTAAAGTCAATTGCAATCACAAAAccctttattattattattatcacagtgttcagttaaaaatataaacacgGTAATCGGAACTGTAAATGTTCAGAATAGGAAAGTTCGGAATGCCATTGGAATAACCGACCTCCGCTCTAGGTACACAAAACACCAACCAACCGGTTTTACCCCACAGACAGTTTTTGCTACGTTGAGGTTGTGAAAGTCGATGTACTATTCTTTTTGCTTGTCGCACAAAGGGATTATGTGTAGGATACAGGGTGACATTGAACATATAGTGAAGCGTGACAGCCATTAgttctctccctccccagcatccCCTTCATCTCCCTGGTTTTCCGACGTCCATAGCTGTAAGGAAATACAAACACGTGTTTATGCTGGAAGCACAGTTAATTACAATTGTCAGGAAAGGGAAGACAGCGTAATTAGTAGTAGCTGCGCAATTTTCTCAGCTAAGAGCAATGCAGAACTGAACTTAATAGTAAAGCTGAAGAATAATAAACTAGAACATGAATAGAAGATAAGCAAGAAGCTAGCACAAGCTGGAAAGTTCCACGTAAAACTGTTGAGAACAAACTCCACTCTGTGTTACAAAAGGAATCTGAGCTTGTTACAGCAGTTAACAAGTGATTCCTAGTTTGAACAAGCAAGTCTAACTGGTCTGGTTACAAAAAGCATCGCAGTTAACACATGCAGTTAACGCctcagaaaaagcttttaatgGCACAGAACCGAATCAGCTTTCAGATGCTGAGTCCCACTTCAGAGTGCAGCAGCCTAGAGTGCAGTGGTTTGCCCCATGGTACTCACAGTGAGGTTGTCCCTAAGCAGCTGCATGATCAGGGTGCTGTCTTTGTAAGACTCTTCATTCAGCGTGTCCAGCTCTGCTATCGCTTCATCAAATGCctaaaaacataaacaaagaCAGCCCTTGCACACTCTGCTTCCTGGAGTCACTTCTGCTTATACAGAACGTACAAATTTGCCACATTACTATCcaaattctgcaaaaaaaaaagcttccagtattttaattttccaccgcaagaagaaatgtaaaacaaagTGAGCACCGGATCCTAGACAGCCAGGGGAAAACAGAAGTCTTCAGGGGTGTCCAGATAAAAGCCCAGAAAAACTTTACTAAATATCAAATACTACAGAGGCAAGAACACTCTATGTGTCATGATGAAAAATGGTTCACATAGCTTGAAGTCAGGTTTAAGACAACActtaaaaaaagagactttcatttaaaaggaagGTCTCAATGGTCTAAATAAGCGATGAAAGACAAAGGTACCATTACTTGAAcgagtgtgtatatatatatacacatatatatatttgtatggTACATGAGGAAGTAGACAAGAAAATGGAATACAACATTTTTCGACAGTGGGGAGGAAggttttcaatttcttttcagaacagcagaggaaatcaGGTATGTTCCACTAGAGATTAACAAAGCCATTCTTCCCATCCACGCATGAAAATCAATACTGGAGTCTGAGAGCCATAAGTGCTATTTCTTCATTCAGGTTTCAAACAGATGTTAgcattttaactaaaaaaagcaagaacagCAGAAGAATTTTACAGCACAACATCACTTCTTGTTACAAAGTCCTACTGAAGTGCATATTAAGAACACAAAGATTCACCTAATGCCATGTTATTCAAGTTACTACCAGACAATTTTCACAGACACAAAAAGCTCCATTTAGAAGACTAATCCTATTTTAGGGAGAAGGCTAAGGAAAAAATGACTGTCTATTTGTTTGCCACAACCCATCACAAAAGCTCTTTTTGGTCTCTGGAGAGAGGGGCACACATGCATATGGATAACAAGGACATTTAGGGCTACAAACACGGGCACACAGACAACACTTCATGTACTGGCTGAGTGCtccaatttaaataaatatttcactttagAAGTGCTAAATTAATTCAAGTGTTTTCAATTTTGACACAAACACATTCTAAGAGAATTAGGTGGACATTATACAGAGGCAATTTGTCTTCCCTGtcactggaacagctgcagtAGCAAATTAGCCTCACCCAAAACTAAGCTAGTCCAGCAAACCAACTTACCTGAAAATATACAATGACAACCTTTTTATGACagcatttttaaggaatttGATATGAAAAAGCATAATCATCTAAAAAGTGCTACTGTAACCATGTCATTACCTCCTCAGCCGCCACAAAAATTGGTGATATGAAGAGTCTGCTTACCGTCTTTGCCAGATTACAGGCTTTTTCAGGAGAATTTAGGATCTCATAGTAGAAGACAGAGAAATTTAGAGCCAAACCGAGTCGAATGGGGTGTGTTGGCTGCATCTCTTTCTTGCTAATTTCAAATGCCTCCTGATAAGCTTGCTGGGAGTTTGCTACCGTTGCTGCAAGAagcaaacacagccccataAATACACAGTACATCTCCTCTACTTCACAGGGGAAGCAATTCTATTCTCAGCCTAGACTACCGTGCCACCAGAAATTCATACAATTATCTATGCAGAGACACCTCTTTCAATGCTTTTACATGCAAAAGCCTTCCACCTGCTGAACAATTAATGcttaaatagattttttaatagaaacttaaaataaaatttatccAACAAATTCCAACCAATCTAAATGGACCCAAAGTCTACTCTAGTGTTCTGGTTTTAAACATTCAtttccagcccagctgaagAAGTCATAGTTATCAATAAATCCAGACAAAACCATATGGGGAAGAAGAGGTAACTAAACTGCTGCATTTAGGTCATGAACTTTGTATTTCAGGTTGGGGTTTCAGGGCAAAGCTGACAATTCCTTCCTGGCTAATGAGTAACATTACTCACAAGTAATAAGTAAGCTCCATATTGACATCAAGCTAAGTTTGCAAGACATGCACTACATCAGACACTCACAGGAATTCAGACAGTTCAGCACTGCTTTCCCATTTCAGAATTTATTACTTTAGAACCCAGGAACCCAATATCTCATATTTGCATGCCATGAGTTTGCAAACAGTGAAGACTTGAGCTGAATTCGTAGTTTAAACATGAGATCAAACAAACTAAGCATAAGAAAGAAACCTACATTCTCCAGGAAAATGATTTTACACTGCCACATATGCTTGGAAAACAGCCACTGTAGTCAGGGGCTGCAAGCAGTTTGACTTCATTGATGAACATCTGTCAATCACTTCTATTAATTTCAGTCAAGTCTTTCTCCAAAAGTGACTTGCTCTGCACCTAACTTCATAACTACAGAGCAGtagtgaaaagaaataaatgcatgatGTTGGGGAAAAGAACACAACTGGTTTTTATGCTTGATTCTGCTTGGTTGGCacagaaagatttaatttctaCTTACTTTGCTTATTGTCCCCAGATGCCACCTCTGAGAGGTATCTGTAGTAATcacctttcattttcaaatagaAGACCTTGCTTTCTGGCTGCGTGGCATTGACAATAAGGTATTTATCCAGGAGTTCctgagaaagattttaaaaacagtgatgTTTCCTGAGTCATAAAAATAATGTCTGAAACAGAGCCTTTGTTACAATGGTGAGCATGAACTGTTCAAACAGTAACAATGACTTCTGTCATGACTTACGCAGACTCATGTGTTAATCACTTTGCCTACTGTTGTCTaaactctgaggaaaaaaaaaagataaactaCTTGTAGCCTAATCTATGGAGAGCTGAAAATGTTGATCCTACCCACAATTCCCTCATGCAGGATCTGAAGGCTATCAGGGCTTAAGCCTGCTGATGCAAACCCACATCCATCACCAAACtaacaaacagcagcagatggaAATTAGCGCATCTGGTCATTTTTGTTGCCACAAATTTGAACCCCATGCAGAGCTGTGAAATTGTCTGCAAGAAACCGATTCTATCTCCAACTTCAGCTGAAAAGTTTGAcagtggcagaggcagcacatgTGCACTCAGAAAGAGATGCAAAGATTGACTGCACTGACAGCATTTGCTCCTGACTGATCTTAAGCAAATGGAACAATAATAAAAGGAATACCTCTTGTCTgagtgaaagaaagagcaaaatctTGACCAGACCAAAGTCTGGGAGAAGATCTACACATcttctcctttaaaataaaatactaaacaAGACTCAGGACATTAGCATTTATTAATTAAAGAATTTAAACAGTAGGCCTTCTGGCAGTATTCATGTCAGTGCTCAAGatctaaatttgttttcatggtaaacccctccagccagcagccaggggtCTTCAACATGgccttgtttgctttttgctgcAAAAAAACCGAACACCTCTTTTAGAACAAATTCCCTAAGAAGCAAGATAAATGACTTAGGAGCTAGAATTGGACCCAAGTATGCAAAAATATTCCCCTGCTAAGGTGCTGCAGTGTCTACAGCACAACTAAAATTCCTTAAGCTTCTCTGAAGAATGCTGCAGTACTAACTACTGTTATTTTTGCTGTTGGATTATTACCAGAACATCATTGCAGATATCCTGCAATTCAGCCTCAATTTTCTCACGATATTCTTTTCCCATCTGCTGTTTCTTCTcgtttctctctgttttctgttcGATGCTGGAAATCACACGCCAGGACGAGCGACGGGCACCGACCACGTTCTTGTAGGCCACGGAGAGGAGATTCCTTTCTTCATTGGACAGTTCATGTCCCTGCTCAGTGACAGCCTTCATAGCAGCAGCCATGTCATCATAACGCTCCGCCTGCTCAGCCAGTTTGGCTTTCTGTACCAACTCACTTTTATCCATGGCTGTCCTGCAATtagcaaggaataaaaatagagaaaaatctCTCGATGGTCTGCACTGGGGAAGTTGATGCTGAAAAGTGAAGATCTTACAGTCACTATTAAGAGAGAAATCTATCAACTGTAATAAAGTAATACAAAAGgtttctttctaaaaatgtatttgaccTTTTATCAAATATGTATCATTTCCATGTGTAAATGACTAATGACAATCCTGAAGATATGAAAGCACCGTTTttcaaaatgcagcaaaagTTATATTGGCATTAACAC
This is a stretch of genomic DNA from Parus major isolate Abel chromosome 20, Parus_major1.1, whole genome shotgun sequence. It encodes these proteins:
- the YWHAB gene encoding 14-3-3 protein beta/alpha, whose translation is MDKSELVQKAKLAEQAERYDDMAAAMKAVTEQGHELSNEERNLLSVAYKNVVGARRSSWRVISSIEQKTERNEKKQQMGKEYREKIEAELQDICNDVLELLDKYLIVNATQPESKVFYLKMKGDYYRYLSEVASGDNKQTTVANSQQAYQEAFEISKKEMQPTHPIRLGLALNFSVFYYEILNSPEKACNLAKTAFDEAIAELDTLNEESYKDSTLIMQLLRDNLTLWTSENQGDEGDAGEGEN